TGAAAGTATAATGATTaaattttgttatattataataaattagatataaatataaatattaaaaatgaaataataaataaataagtatTAATGGTCGAAATGaatattttatgaatattaattAGAGTGTTTATAATTATATTGCTCAATGAACCCCATGATgatgtattatatatataataatagaTTTACCAAATACGTTTTCAACTTATAAATAACTTATACgtaaaattattcagaaacctaAATGATTTATAATTTACGATGTTTATATCAATTATATGTACTTTTCAATTTTAAGTAATAAGTTATTTTTTTAAATTCCAAAAGGGCCATTAACTCGATAACTTAACTGGATTCCACTTATTTGCTGATAGGTTATTACACTAGTGATGATGTacattaaaaataaatatatataaagtGTACATTTTTTTATCATAAGAGAAAAAAACATTTTGCCTCGCATGAGCCTACCAGCTGAATATTTTTAGTAAGCAATCATGGAGCAGCAATCATTTCACAAGCAGTGAAGAGTTGAACACTAATGTGCTCCATCTCAGCTGATGTTGAAACTTGAAACGCCATTAGTTTATCTCAATTTGAGAGATACATACAAGCAAATACTGTATTTAATATATAAGCAAAAAAATAGATACAAATTTATGAAAAATATATTATTCACATATGAAACTAATGCATCCTCTTTTATAAACAAAACCTGACTTGCCGATTCACAACTAACCAAACTCTGTTATAGTGACGACCAACCTAACATATATCAGACTTTGGTAAAACAGAGGACTTGAAGATCTCCGGTTGAAACTAGTCATAGTTATATTAATACAAGGGAGATGGTCAGGATCTTTACATAGCGGTTCATAAAATGATGGCCCCATGTATACAAATCAAAAATCCTACTGCAGAAATTTTATACAATATGATATGCTGCAATAATTGTTTGCCCATGACCAGACCCCTTAATACAATTACAAAGAAAGTACATTAACCAATTATATTGTCTTACCTTGTTTTTTGTTAATTGTAGAGTGTAACAGTTCTATTGTGTGGAACAGGGGTGCAAATTCGATATATTAGGGTCGAGGCTTTAGGCTTATATACTAGTTTGCAGTAATAGAGTTTAGAAAGTTATAACATGAACTTCAACAGCAACAAAAAAGTAAATAATGATCTTTAGGTGTGATCACACCCACAACTTTCAATATTCAGCCTTCTGCAAAGAGGAGAGCGTGATAGCACGGGGAAATCCACCTTTCGTATAAGGGAAAGGCGGTACCACTTGAGCAAAGGTCATTCGATCAGATAATCCATCTTTATTGAGAACAAAACCACAAAGTTACTTTCGACAAACTTATCCCACTAACACCTAACAGCTGCTACAATTAAAGCACAGACATCTTCTTGCAGCTACTTTCTACAAAAGACACCTTTTCTTATCCTTTTAAAGCACTCGACTTCAATACCTTTTACATACATCGGTCCATCTATATTACAGTATTCAATAAGTTACCTTAAACCAAGTTCCTAGATCCCATAAAAAAAAGAGGGTAGCATTATACAATATATAATCTTGAACATTTCAGCCCTTCTGTAGATGCAGTGTCATTGATTCATGGTTCTCTTCAATACATGACATCAGGGATTGTTTGACAGTATTTAATTAGATCAGAAAGCCAAAACAGACAGGGAATCACACAAACCGTGGCATTTATTTTCACTGACACACGATGACGGGGAAAGAAAAATAAGTCTTAGTGATAGGCATGAATATGTAAGGAAGGGATGCAAGGGTTATGGGAGTTGTCATAGGCACATGCAACTTACTTGACGTCTATGACGGTGCAGGTGGTTCAGGTTTCACAAGAGTTGAGATGTCTGGTTGGTTTGTAGGATATATCAATGCAGCAAGCGATATAGGCATGATACACAACGCTTTCGATTGGAGAAATTGCATGGCAGCCCCAACATCTTCTTCCATCAGCTTAGCTACTTCTCTTTCTGTGTCATCATTTGACCAGTTCTCCCATATAGGCTGGTTACTTCCATTTTCAGTTATGCCCCCCTACACAAGGAAATAAAAGGGTATCTTTGAAGAGGAAATTGTTTTATCTTTATCATAATCAAGAAACAAAATTTTACCATCATTTCTTAGCTGTTCGACTTCGGGTGAAGGATATAATTATGTACAGGATAATTACCTCTACGGATTGCAGTGGGATGTCAGCTACAAGCTGTGCTACAGCACCAGCTCCACCCAGCCTACTCATGCTCAGAACCTGTCAAGTAGAGAAACGTAATTGTTCTGACTGTACATGAAACATATTCTTTTATCTTCTTACTGAAAACTAATTCTTTTTTCTTTCTGAAATTCCTAGTTAGATTTGCAGATTAATAAAATGTAAGGTACTTATTATAACGCAGGCTCTAACACTTGAAGTTGAAGGAATAAAAATACCAAAAAGAGAGTTTCATAGACAAATAATTACTATTCACAAGACTCGGGAGTGTGAAGATTAATGACTACAATCACATTTACAAAAATAGTTATCAATTCGAACAATGTAGAAAAAGCATTTTACCTTCACTTGAAGTCTCAAGAACTTCACATAATCCAAAATTTCATCAAGCATTGCAGCTTTATCAGTCTGGGAAAATATCCAGTGAGTCAGCAGTACAAACAACATTAATTCTGAAAACAACAGCAGTTTAATTCTAGTTATTTTCAACGAGTTCCACAAAATGAATACGGATGCTATTGGCAAGATCTTGTAGTTAGCAAATGACAATCTTGTGCTTGGGAGAATGGAATTAGGTGAAGCATTTAGCAAGGTCAGTGGCAAGAGGGCAGAGGCATTCTACAAGAAAATAAAATCATTGTAATTGTGAAGTGAATCATGTAACAGGTATATCTACGCAATAGTGTGGCGAAACCAGTCAATCAGAAGATCTTTAGTTCAAAAAATTAGAAGATCTTTGGTTTGAGCCATATTTTTTTGGAAATAATGAATGTGAACAAGCATATCAATAATGCTATCGACCGAATTAATATATTTACCTTGTTGCAGCTGGGAACAAGATCCTGCAACGCCCTCATCCGCTCTGCAATTCTTTCTCTACGTAACTGGAAAAAAAAGTAACTCGGATTTTACTACAGTGCAGCAATTTGAACAAGAGAGATTGTAAGTTTTCTAAAGcaaaaaatttaacaaaattaAATTATGACTTAATAGCCTATATTTACTCGGTGTTACCCGTTCAGCAATACTATGGGGATCTGTCGCCTGTCCTCGCCGAGCACGTACCCTTGGACGCATGTTGGGAGGGTGTGGCACAGTGACTGCTGTGCTCGTAGTTGTTTGGCCTTGAAAAGCCTGCAAAAGATGAACTGCTAAGTGATAAAAAAACAAGAGATGGGCTTAAGCAGACACCGTGAAAACACTAGGCACTCCTAAATTTAAGGTTCTTTTCTTACACCAACTAGAAAATTAATTTGTAATACAAAAAAAGGCAAATTAGTAACTCGGTTATGAAATATTATCTGAATATTTGGGCAGAACAATACTTGCACATGTTTCTGAGTTCTGAACTAAAATTCGTGGTAAATGAACACATATGTCTACACTTGGAAAAACAATTAAATTATATGTTTTCCCAGTATACTTCTGTACCTCAAATGTTCGATTTCCATTAAAAGTTTATGCTCTAAACTAGTCTCTTGATTCGCCTCAAGGTTGAACTATAAGTTATTTCGAATGCATAGTCGGTCATGTTGCATTAGGCCTCTAATGCTTTAGCATAAAGAAAAGAAAGGACCAGATCAAGCCTGCTGAATATCAATAACTACAATCTAAAAGGTATATGCTATTAAGAAAAGACCAACTCCTCTTACAAATCACATTACTGTATGTACATCAATTCAACTCCACAGGCCATCTCTCCTTTAATGATTTAAGGAGTGAAGATTATAAAAAGGATAAAGCAGCCAAATTAAAGTTCCACAAGAAGGTTAATGCTTTTTGACATAGTACTAGCTTAAAAAAGACACTAAAACTAATATAACTGAAAATAAGTTTTACTAATATCGAAAAAATATCTAGCAGGTTATCTGGAATCATAATAAAATTACAACTAAAAGTTTAACATCTAATTAGCGGCTTCTACTGTCCTAACTCGTAAGGTGTTGGAGGAGTTGGTCTTCTTAAATTTTGGAGGGAGTGTTAAATTATATGATCCACTTAATTACCACCAAATATGTACATTCTCCCCAGAAAATTATTTCAACACCATGCAAAGTTCCCAACATAAGCAATTAAGCACAAATGCATAACAATCTTAATTGCTCAGATTCATCAAG
This sequence is a window from Apium graveolens cultivar Ventura chromosome 9, ASM990537v1, whole genome shotgun sequence. Protein-coding genes within it:
- the LOC141684192 gene encoding transcription factor UNE12-like, producing MANNPAEGYPDDFLEQILAIPAYNGLAGGDGSSSENSQLTAGGQLGSGAGVIQQPFFPLGLSLDNGQRERVSVNMGSLFPAFEHLQPQSIRHTVPQIHQAFQGQTTTSTAVTVPHPPNMRPRVRARRGQATDPHSIAERLRRERIAERMRALQDLVPSCNKTDKAAMLDEILDYVKFLRLQVKVLSMSRLGGAGAVAQLVADIPLQSVEGGITENGSNQPIWENWSNDDTEREVAKLMEEDVGAAMQFLQSKALCIMPISLAALIYPTNQPDISTLVKPEPPAPS